The DNA region CGATCCGGAAAGACGAATCTGGAAACCAAATTTCAGTCTAAACTCATGAGAGTTCGCTGCCTATTGTACCAGCAAGCTTGGGACCAGGCACTGAAAGAATTGGACGGTCTCCAAAGCGACCTGCATTCCGTGGATCCGGAATATCGATCGGATCGGTCAGGATTCGAGGACCTGATCGAGGACAGGAAAAAACTTCTGCAGTACGTTCTCCGCAGAAAAGGAAGATACGAAGAAGCGGACGACCTTTTCGATGAAAAAAATTAGATATTTCGACTACAACGCCACTCACCCTCCCTTGCCAGGACTGCTTTCCTCCGTCGTAGAGGAATATGAAAACGACTTCTATAATCCTTCCGGTCCGACTCGTTTCTCGCTGAAACGGCAAGGAAAGATAGAAGAAGCCCGCAAGGTTCTAGGCAGACTCACGGGAAAGGATCCGAAGGGCTTCGTATTTTGCTCCACGGGAACGGAAGCGAATTATCTCATGGTGACTTGGGCAAAGAGATTCGTAAAAACGGTGGCATACGTTTCGCCGTACGAGCATTCTTCCTTTTACCAAGCGCTAGAAAATGCAGGTATTCCGTACAAAACCTTGGAAGGAAATCGCTCCGGACTCATTTCTTTGAGCGAAATCGAAAAGAATCTCAAGGAAAACCCCGGGCCCGTCTTTATCGTTCACGCAGCAAACGAAAGCGGAGTCGTGCAACCCTTACGGGAAATCGGGGAAATCTGCCGCAAAGCAGACCAAAAACTTTTTTCCGACGTTATGCAGTCTTTCGGAAAACTGGACATTCCATTTTCGCATCTTACTGGATTCACGTTTTCCGGTCATAAAATAGGTGCCGGCTTGGGAACCGCAGTAACTTGGTTCGAATCGGAAGGAACGAGAACAGCCGGGATCTTTCGGGGAGGAAACCAAGAAAACGGTTTTCGGGCGGGAACGGAAAATTCCCCCTCGATCCTGGCCCTGGCAAAGGCCGCGGAAATCCAATTTTCGGAAATGGAATCCAAAAACGAAAAACTCCTTCGTTTTCGAAATAGGATCGAAACCTTTCTGGAATCGATCGGAATCCAAATCGTAGCCAAGTCCTCCCCTAGACTGCCTTCCACCACATTTTGCCTGCTGCCTACGGAAGACCTGGATTTTTTTATGATGGGGATGGAGGAAAGAGGATTCGCCCTCTCTACCGGTTCTTCCTGCAAATCGAGGTCTAGAGAACCCGCACCCTCCCTTCTTTTCATGGGATTTTCCAAAGAGGAAGCTCTACGTGCCGTCCGGATTTCCACCGGAACCTTCACCACGGAGGAGGAAGTGGAGGCTCTTCTCGAGGCGATTCGAACCGTCCTAGATTCGATCAGAAATTCCTAAAATCTAATATTCTAAAATTCTATTCTAGAGATTCTCATCCGTTCAGTTTATTGAAGACCGCTTCCGCATAACGATCCGTCATTCCTGCCACGAAATCACAGACGATTCTTTCCAACCCTTCCGTTTCGATTCTTTCTTTGTAGGACTCCGGAATTTCGTCGGGATGCTTCCGGAAATAACGGAATAACACCGCGATCATATCCCGTCCTTGGTCGCTCATACGCACTACGGACGGATGCCGATATAGGGCCCTATGCAAAAAGGATTTTAGCTCTCTCACCGTTTCTCCGAAATCTTCCTCGAAACCTAGGATTTTACGTCCTTCCGAATGGACCCGGTTCAGATCGGAACGCTGCAAGATCCCGTATTCTTCGATTCGGAGCCGCATCCTCTCGACGATATGGGAGACCATTCCATTGGTTAACTCCCGTATGGTGGTTCGGATCCGAACCTTTTCGTTCGCGTTCGGATATCTTTCTTTTACTCGAAGACTGAATTCGTGCCAGAGACGGATTTCCTCCAGTTCCGGCAGATTCAAATACCCCATCTCCAACCCGTCCTCTATATCATGGTTGGTGTAAGCGATCTCGTCGGCGAGATCCGCGCATTGAGCCTCCAAGCTCGGGCCCTCTTGTTTTCTTTCCAAACCTAAAGTAGAAGTCGAATATTCCGCCCCGTGCTTCATCAACCCTTTCAAAGTCTCTAATGTAAGGTTCAAACCCGGAAACTGGGGATACCTGCTCTCCAAAAGACGAACGATTCGCAAGGATTGTTTGTTGTGCTCGAAACCTCCGAACTCGGACATGAGTTCGGATAGCATATCCTGCCCTGCGTGCCCGAAAGGAGTATGCCCTAAATCGTGCGCAAGTGCGACCGTCTCCGCCAATAGCGAATTCAAACCTGAAGCCGTCGCTATGGTCCTCGAGATTCCCGAGACTTCTAAGGTATGGGTCAATCGATTTCGATAGTTTTCTCCCACCGAATAGACGAATACCTGGGTCTTGTACTGCAATCTCTTGAATGCGCTGGAATGAATGACCCGGTCTCTGTCCCTTTGAAAAGGGAGTCGATACTCGTGTTCCGGTTCCGGGTATTCCCTTCCCCCTGTACGATCATGCGGAACCGCAAAAGCGGCCAGCATGGAATTTTCTAATCTAGAAAGAGAATCCCTATCCCGCAGCACGAAAACCACGGTCCGAAAAGAAAAGTGCCCGGGCAAGCGAAACTAGAGCCCATCTTTTGCGGGAATTCGACAGCGGAGCCTTTCGTTTTTTTCTGTCCTCTTTTTCCGCTAGGGAAATACAATGGTAGGAATTCCCTTCGAATGGAAGGCGTATTTTTCTTCATGGATTTTCTTACCGTATTAGTGGATTTCTTTTCCGGCTTCGGGCAAAACTTTGCTTACCTCGCCGTTTTTCTCACCTTGCTTCTTTGCGGATTCGGGCTCCCGGTTCCGGAAGATGTGTCCTTGGTTTCGGGAGGGGTCATAGCCGGATTGGGTTATGCGAACGAACACGTGATGTTCGCCGTTGGGATGGCAGGCGTACTCGTAGGTGACGGAACCGTGTTCCTACTCGGAAGGATTTACGGAGTTCGAGTATTACAAATTCCGTTCATCGCGAAGTTCATCACTCCCGAACGCTTCCTAACGGTTCAGGAAAAATTTTCCAAATATGGAAACTGGGTCGTGTTTGTGGGAAGATTCATGCCGGGTCTGCGTATGCCTATCTATTTGACTGCGGGTACTTCCGATCGAATCTCTTTTGTAAGATTTTTATCTCTGGATTTTCTGGCCGCCGCGATCTCGGTTCCGATCTGGGTCTATTTGGGACATTACGGCGCGCAAAACCTGGATCACTTGAGGGAACTAGTTCACCAAGGACAACTGACTCTCTTCTCCATCGTGGGAGCATTTTTAGGGGCGGTCATCCTAATTTTTTACGTTAAGAAGAAACTATTTTCCCAAACATAGTTTTACTCGACATTCTTTCCGGTTTTTTTAATGTCTGGTAAGATATGGACGTTCTCGCTCAGCCTGTATTGGTGCTGAACGCAACCTACGTTCCCGTTGCCATTCGAACGGTAAGGGACGCGATCGTTCTTCTTCTTCTGAACAAGGCGGAACTCGTCAAAGACGAAAAGAGCCTTTGGATCCGCTCCGAAAAACTGAAATTCACCGCTCCTCGAATTATTCTCTTAACGGATTATTATAAGGTTCCCAAAAAAAGGCATAAACTCTCGCGGGAGAATATTTTCCTCAGAGACAATTATGAATGCGTGTATTGCAAAAGAAAACTCCCGACCTCTCGCCTGACTTTAGACCACGTGATTCCTAAGAGCAGATGGGGAGAGGTGGCGAAGGAAAAAAAACCGGCGGAATACCATACTTGGGAAAACCTAGTCACTGCCTGCCGGGATTGCAATACGAAGAAAGGGAACAAACTCCTCCAAGAACTGAAGTGGGAGCTCCCGGAAAATCGGTCGACAAACAGAAGGCGTATTCCACTGTTTTCCGTATCCGACCAATTGGCCGAAAAATTCGGTTGGGCGGAATATATCCGCGCATAATGAACAAAAATACCCCCGTTCGGGTCTTCCCGTTCTTATTTCTCGCAGCCACCCTCTCACTTTCCGGCTGCGCAAAAACCTATTCCACCACCCCTATCGTAACCGCTACCCCAACCATCATAGGGATTACGGCTATTGCCACAGGGTATGAAATTCGGCTGCGTGCCGGGAATGCGGAATTTCTGTTTAACGGGTATACCTTATATACCGGTTCCACCTCTTTCGCCTCCCGGAATCCTTCCGATTTTTCCACAGGAGCTGCTTGCCAACTGCCTTTGAACCTGATTCCGAACCAGCCGATAGAATATTCCATCGAAGTCAGCCCTACGGCGGGTCCTCTTGCAGTGGTTCCCGCAAATTCCTCCCAAAATCCGAACCGGGTCTGTAAGATCGTAGCCACTCTGACGAGCGGACAATACGTCACTCTGAGATCTGCCGTCCTGGCCTTGAACTACGTAGGAGGCACGACTAAGGACATTTACGTTCTTTCTCTGCCTTCGAACACGATACAGGTTCCTTAGAAAAAAACCTAACCTCGGAACCAGACTCCGATTTTTTTCAGGGTATCTTCCGCGTCGGATCTCCAGAGACTCTCCGGGTAACTTAGGATAAATCGCTCTAGAGCGGATTTTGCTTCGGAGAGTTTGGTGCGTAGAATGCGAAGTTCCGGATTTTCTTCCGCTTGTAAAAAGACAGGATTGCCTTCCGTCTTCTTGAAGTAGATTTCCAACGCGTCCGCCGCGGATTGTTTTGCGGATTTGTAATCCGCAAAACCGTTTCTATCCTCTTCCTTCGAATCCCCGGACGGCGATTTTTTCGCGGCTTCTTCCAAGGATTGCAAAAGAACGTCCCGAAGTCGCACAAGTTCCTTGAACAGAATATCGCTTTCGTATTCGCCGGAATCCGGATGGTATTTTCGAGAAAGCTCCCGGAATCGGGATCTCACTAAATTTTCGTCGTATTTCTTAGGGAGCCCGTAGAAATCGAGAGCCCGACTTAGCAGGTCCCCGTCTTCCAACCGCTTTTCCTTTGCGCTAAGTATTTTCTCAGCTGGAGATCGGCTTGGACGAGATTCAGTTCTTTTTGGTATTCCGAAAGAATCTCTTCCATCAAAGAACCTACTTTCCGGTTCAATTCTCGGGACTCTTCTAGCTTATTGAAAAGTTCGTCCGTCAATCGAATCAATGGCAAAGATTGGGGTGCGGATTCTTCTAGACGCTCGATTTTACGATCCAAGGAAAACATTTTCTCCACGAGAGAAACGTTCTCCGCTTCGATTTTTGCCGCTGTTTCTCCGTCCCTGTGAGATAGGATTTCCATTTGGCGCTTTTGCAAGGAAATCATCTCTTCCAGAAGGGAGATTTTCTGGGAATACAAACCTTCCAAATCGCTTTTGTCCTGCTCGGGAACGAATCGTTTCGGCTCTTTGTCTTTCGGCACTGCGATGTTTTCCTCTTTCGATCGGCGGGAGAACTCTTAAATTACCCTTGGAGTGAAAGTCCGGAACTCCGAACTCCGGGAGAAGGCAAAGGAACCACGGAGCCTTTTTCTTTCTTTTCCACCTCTTCCCAGGCGTTTTTCAGATCCTCTAGATATTTGATGATTTCCTGCATGATCTCGGAATCTTTCCGCATATTCGCTTCCAGAAGACGTTTCTTGACGTAAACATAAATGCCGAGAAGATTATTGGCGACTTCCCCACCGTCTTCCATATTGAGCGCGAGCATCAATTCGGTGACGATGTCTTGTGCCTTGAGAATATGATTGTTTACCACGTCGTACTTGCGGGGCGTATTGTTCTCGATCGCTACGTGTAGGAAGCGGATCGCCCCCTCATAAAGCATTACGATAAGCCGTCCCTGACTCACAGTAGAAATTTCGTTGGATTTGTACTGCTCGACAGAGGCCGTCGATTTTCTAGCAAGTGACATGTGTCTCTCCTGAAATACTCTTCGACAAAATCCGGGACCGCCTTAACGTGGGTGGATAATTCTTAAGCGTATCTGGGCGAAAATTCTTGGCAAGCCTGTTTCCAAAACCTAGAAAAAAGCTTGTCTTTTTAGCGTCGGGTCGCGGTTCCAACTTGGAGGCCGTTCTCCAAGCCGTTCAAAAAGGCAGAATTCGAGGAATTCCTGAGCTTTTGGTCAGCGACAATCCGGAAGCATCCGCAATTGGTGTAGGATCCAAATACGGAGTGCCCTCCAAGATTTTGGATTTTTCCTCTTATCCCCAAAAGGAAAAATACCATTCCGATCTACTGGAAATCTTAGATGCCCAATCACCCGATTTGATCGTAACCTGCGGTTATATGCGAATCCTGAAAAAAGAGGTCATCCGCCTCTTTCCGAATCGGATCATCAACATACATCCTTCCCTTCTTCCGGCTTTTCCCGGATTGAATGCGCAAAAACAGGCTTTTGAATACGGGGTGAAAATCTCCGGCTGTACCGCCCATTTTATAGACGAAGGAGTGGATTCCGGCCCCGTCATTCTCCAGGGAACCGTGAAAATCACCCCCGAGATGACGGAAAGAGAATTGACTCTGGCAATTCTGAAAGAGGAACATAAAATCCTGCCTCTCGCGGTGAAGTTATTCTGCGAAAACAGGCTTTCGATTAAAAATAGGAAGGTCTCCATCCTCTAGCATGATCCAAATCAAACGTGCTCTCATTTCGGTCAGCGACAAAACCGGACTTATCGGTTTTGCGAAATACCTGGACTCCAAAGGCGTGGAGATCATCTCCACAGGCGGCACATTAAAGACTCTCCGTGACAGCGGAATCCAAGCCGTGGCCATCGACGATTATACCGGCTTTCCGGAAATTCTGGACGGAAGGGTCAAAACCCTGCACCCGAAAGTCCACGGAGGATTGTTGGGAGTTCTGTCCAATCCCGAGCACAAGAAAAAAATGGAAGAGCTCGGAATCCCGAAAATCGATCTCGTAGTAGTGAACCTCTACCCGTTCCTGAAAACCGTTTCCAAACCGGGAGTACAATTGGACGAGGCGATCGAAAACATAGACATAGGCGGTCCGTCCATGATACGCTCCGCCGCCAAGAATTACCGGTTCACCGTCGTGGTGACCGATCCGAACGATTACAGAACCGTAGAAGACGCAATGCAATCCAACGGAGGAGCCGTGGATGCGGATACTTCCTTTTTACTGATGAGAAAGGCGTTTTCCCATACCAGCATGTACGACACCGCGATTTCCTCCTGGTTCAATCAGTTGGCGGGAGAAAAATTTCCGGAAATCCTCAATCTTTCCTTCACCAAGAAACAGAAGCTACGGTACGGGGAAAATCCCCACCAGGGAGCCGCCTTTTACGAGCCGCTCTTTACAAAGAGCGAATTTTCTCCGCTACAAGGGAAGGAATTATCCTTCAACAATATGTTGGACTTCGATGCCGCCTTTCACATCTCCGCACTTCTTCCGGACAACACCGTTTGCATCATCAAGCATTTGAATCCTTGCGGAATTGCCTACGCCGACGATCCCTTGGAGGCTTTCCGTCTTGCTCGTAGGACGGATCCGATTTCCGCATTCGGAGGAATCATCGGAATCAAGGGCCGTGTGTCCGGAGAATTGGCACAATTGATCGGAGAGACTTTTGTGGAAGGAGTCATCGCGCAAAAGTTCGAAAAGGAAGCTTTGGATTATTTCTCCAAAAAGCCGAATGTCCGATTGATCGAGATCGAAAATTTCCAGGAAGCTCTGGACGAAATGGACTTGAGGCCGATCCATCACGGAATGCTGTTGCAGGACCGGGATTATGCCACCATTTCGGAAAAAGATCTGAAAGTGGTTTCCAAAAAGCAACCGACGGAAGAGGACATCCGAGGACTGATGTTCGCTTGGTCCGCCGCGAAATTCATCAAATCCAATGCCATCGTTTATACCGAAGAAAACGCGACTCTGGGAATCGGAGCCGGGCAAATGTCTCGGGTGGATTCGGTCCAACTCGGCGCGACCAAAGCGTTGAATGTAGGTTTATCGGTCGTAGGTTCTTACGTGGCCAGCGATGCGTTTTTCCCATTTCGAGACGGGATCGATGCGATCGCGAAAGTAGGCGCCAAAGCGATCATCCAGCCCGGAGGATCCATCCGGGACGAAGAGGTGATCCGTGCGGCGGACGAGCACGGATTGATTATGGTATTTACCGGCATGAGGCATTTCCGGCACTAGGATGGAATTCTTTCTCTACCTGATCTTTTTCGCTTTTTCTTCGGCCTTTCTGGTCCTGGTCGATTATTACTTTGCCCTGCTTTTCTTAAGCGGCAAAGACACCTTTCACAAAAGCGAATTGACCGATTGGTTCAGAATCCTTCCTACCAAACTGCTTGCGATCTTCGAATCCAACGGAAGCCTCCAACACGGAATGATCGCGTTCGGAGTCTCTTCCTTTTTTGCCTATCTATGGACTCTCACCGGCGGCTTGATCGGATCTCCTCATTATGCGGACTCGTTCGGAAATTATTTCTTCCTGTCCTTCCTGATGCCAGTGCTCGTGTTGGTGTTTTATCCCAGAGTATCTTCCGAGCTTTTGGCTTCCGGGGCCCAGTTCCGCCAAGGTTCCTTTTTGGCGAGGGTATTGGAACAGGAAATGCCTTTCGTTTCCGGAATCTTTCTCTCCGTCATCGCTTCGAATTTGGCTGTTTACGGATTGTACCACGAGATCGCGTTTTTGTTCGTTCTCCCGAATATTTCGATTTTAGGGGTTCTACTTGTGTTACGATGGAACGGAAAAGTTCGTTTCGGAGGAATTCACCTGGAGAGGAAGTCCAGGGAGGAAGAGGATTTCGGGGAAGAAATCTAATCGGAGACGGTTTTTCTGCCGATAGGGTTACTATGAAAGGGATCACTTTACCCGCGATTTTCGTCTCCATTTTCCTTCCGGCGATGGGCGTCCAAGCCCAGTTTCCCGGAGACGGAACGAAAAGTAGGCAAGAGAATGCGAATCGACCTACTCTGGAAGGTTTTGCGGAAGTTCCCTGGGAAGCCACCTACGCACAGGTCCGGGAAAAATTCCTTTCTTTGGCTACGAATCCGGACAGCGGAGAAAAAGTGGAGATCGTCAACGAGGATAAGGAAAGATCTCTTCTGATCCGTAGGAACGGAATCTTTTACGTGTATCGCTTTTATTCTACCCCCAAATTGGTGCTGGATTCTCGTCCCAAACAAAAACAACCCCAGACCAATCCTCCGCCTGCGA from Leptospira fletcheri includes:
- a CDS encoding cysteine desulfurase family protein, whose translation is MKKIRYFDYNATHPPLPGLLSSVVEEYENDFYNPSGPTRFSLKRQGKIEEARKVLGRLTGKDPKGFVFCSTGTEANYLMVTWAKRFVKTVAYVSPYEHSSFYQALENAGIPYKTLEGNRSGLISLSEIEKNLKENPGPVFIVHAANESGVVQPLREIGEICRKADQKLFSDVMQSFGKLDIPFSHLTGFTFSGHKIGAGLGTAVTWFESEGTRTAGIFRGGNQENGFRAGTENSPSILALAKAAEIQFSEMESKNEKLLRFRNRIETFLESIGIQIVAKSSPRLPSTTFCLLPTEDLDFFMMGMEERGFALSTGSSCKSRSREPAPSLLFMGFSKEEALRAVRISTGTFTTEEEVEALLEAIRTVLDSIRNS
- a CDS encoding deoxyguanosinetriphosphate triphosphohydrolase, which codes for MLAAFAVPHDRTGGREYPEPEHEYRLPFQRDRDRVIHSSAFKRLQYKTQVFVYSVGENYRNRLTHTLEVSGISRTIATASGLNSLLAETVALAHDLGHTPFGHAGQDMLSELMSEFGGFEHNKQSLRIVRLLESRYPQFPGLNLTLETLKGLMKHGAEYSTSTLGLERKQEGPSLEAQCADLADEIAYTNHDIEDGLEMGYLNLPELEEIRLWHEFSLRVKERYPNANEKVRIRTTIRELTNGMVSHIVERMRLRIEEYGILQRSDLNRVHSEGRKILGFEEDFGETVRELKSFLHRALYRHPSVVRMSDQGRDMIAVLFRYFRKHPDEIPESYKERIETEGLERIVCDFVAGMTDRYAEAVFNKLNG
- a CDS encoding DedA family protein; translation: MDFLTVLVDFFSGFGQNFAYLAVFLTLLLCGFGLPVPEDVSLVSGGVIAGLGYANEHVMFAVGMAGVLVGDGTVFLLGRIYGVRVLQIPFIAKFITPERFLTVQEKFSKYGNWVVFVGRFMPGLRMPIYLTAGTSDRISFVRFLSLDFLAAAISVPIWVYLGHYGAQNLDHLRELVHQGQLTLFSIVGAFLGAVILIFYVKKKLFSQT
- a CDS encoding HNH endonuclease; its protein translation is MDVLAQPVLVLNATYVPVAIRTVRDAIVLLLLNKAELVKDEKSLWIRSEKLKFTAPRIILLTDYYKVPKKRHKLSRENIFLRDNYECVYCKRKLPTSRLTLDHVIPKSRWGEVAKEKKPAEYHTWENLVTACRDCNTKKGNKLLQELKWELPENRSTNRRRIPLFSVSDQLAEKFGWAEYIRA
- a CDS encoding LIC11661 family lipoprotein, whose translation is MNKNTPVRVFPFLFLAATLSLSGCAKTYSTTPIVTATPTIIGITAIATGYEIRLRAGNAEFLFNGYTLYTGSTSFASRNPSDFSTGAACQLPLNLIPNQPIEYSIEVSPTAGPLAVVPANSSQNPNRVCKIVATLTSGQYVTLRSAVLALNYVGGTTKDIYVLSLPSNTIQVP
- a CDS encoding molecular chaperone DnaJ, producing MRSRFRELSRKYHPDSGEYESDILFKELVRLRDVLLQSLEEAAKKSPSGDSKEEDRNGFADYKSAKQSAADALEIYFKKTEGNPVFLQAEENPELRILRTKLSEAKSALERFILSYPESLWRSDAEDTLKKIGVWFRG
- the fliS gene encoding flagellar export chaperone FliS, producing MSLARKSTASVEQYKSNEISTVSQGRLIVMLYEGAIRFLHVAIENNTPRKYDVVNNHILKAQDIVTELMLALNMEDGGEVANNLLGIYVYVKKRLLEANMRKDSEIMQEIIKYLEDLKNAWEEVEKKEKGSVVPLPSPGVRSSGLSLQG
- the purN gene encoding phosphoribosylglycinamide formyltransferase, with product MASLFPKPRKKLVFLASGRGSNLEAVLQAVQKGRIRGIPELLVSDNPEASAIGVGSKYGVPSKILDFSSYPQKEKYHSDLLEILDAQSPDLIVTCGYMRILKKEVIRLFPNRIINIHPSLLPAFPGLNAQKQAFEYGVKISGCTAHFIDEGVDSGPVILQGTVKITPEMTERELTLAILKEEHKILPLAVKLFCENRLSIKNRKVSIL
- the purH gene encoding bifunctional phosphoribosylaminoimidazolecarboxamide formyltransferase/IMP cyclohydrolase, which translates into the protein MIQIKRALISVSDKTGLIGFAKYLDSKGVEIISTGGTLKTLRDSGIQAVAIDDYTGFPEILDGRVKTLHPKVHGGLLGVLSNPEHKKKMEELGIPKIDLVVVNLYPFLKTVSKPGVQLDEAIENIDIGGPSMIRSAAKNYRFTVVVTDPNDYRTVEDAMQSNGGAVDADTSFLLMRKAFSHTSMYDTAISSWFNQLAGEKFPEILNLSFTKKQKLRYGENPHQGAAFYEPLFTKSEFSPLQGKELSFNNMLDFDAAFHISALLPDNTVCIIKHLNPCGIAYADDPLEAFRLARRTDPISAFGGIIGIKGRVSGELAQLIGETFVEGVIAQKFEKEALDYFSKKPNVRLIEIENFQEALDEMDLRPIHHGMLLQDRDYATISEKDLKVVSKKQPTEEDIRGLMFAWSAAKFIKSNAIVYTEENATLGIGAGQMSRVDSVQLGATKALNVGLSVVGSYVASDAFFPFRDGIDAIAKVGAKAIIQPGGSIRDEEVIRAADEHGLIMVFTGMRHFRH